One Salvelinus fontinalis isolate EN_2023a chromosome 11, ASM2944872v1, whole genome shotgun sequence DNA window includes the following coding sequences:
- the rab1ba gene encoding zRAB1B, member RAS oncogene family a gives MNPEYDYLFKLLLIGDSGVGKSCLLLRFADDTYTESYISTIGVDFKIRTIELDGKTIKLQIWDTAGQERFRTITSSYYRGAHGIIVVYDVTDQESYNNVKQWLQEIDRYASENVNKLLVGNKCDLTTKKVVDYTTAKEFADSLAIPFLETSAKNATNVEQAFMTMAAEIKKRMGPGATAGGDKPNLKIDSTPVRQSGGGCC, from the exons ATGAATCCAGAATA TGACTACCTGTTCAAGCTCCTCCTTATTGGTGACTCCGGTGTGGGAAAGTCCTGTCTTCTGCTCCGCTTTGCT GATGACACCTACACAGAGAGCTACATCAGCACCATCGGTGTAGACTTCAAGATCCGCACCATCGAGCTGGACGGCAAGACCATCAAACTACAGATT tGGGACACTGCTGGTCAGGAGAGGTTCCGCACCATTACCTCCAGTTACTACAGGGGCGCCCACGGCATCATCGTGGTCTATGATGTCACAGATCAG GAGTCGTACAACAATGTGAAGCAGTGGCTGCAGGAGATCGACCGCTACGCCAGCGAGAACGTCAACAAGCTGCTGGTGGGGAACAAGTGTGACCTCACCACCAAGAAAGTAGTGGACTACACAACAGCCAAG GAGTTTGCCGACTCCCTGGCCATCCCCTTTCTGGAAACGAGTGCCAAGAACGCCACCAACGTGGAGCAGGCCTTCATGACCATGGCTGCTGAGATCAAGAAGAGGATGGGCCCCGGGGCCACGGCTGGAGGGGACAAGCCCAACCTGAAGATAGACAGCACCCCTGTCAGGCAGTCTGGAGGGGGGTGCTGTTAA
- the peli3 gene encoding E3 ubiquitin-protein ligase pellino homolog 1 isoform X2, with product MVLEGSSEALCPPPSLELRPSCNKSPLGSCSTPHDGLFTGDKEPIKYGELMVLGHNGSLANGDKGRRRSRLALYKRPKANGVKPDVIHNVSTPLVSKALSNKSQHSISYTLSRSHSVIVEYTHDSNTDMFQIGRSTENMIDFVVTDTAGSSTSGGGGQGQGAVPGCGARGQGQGAVGELGGGGGQSVQSTISRYACRIMCERSAPYTARIYAAGFDSSKNIFLGERAAKWRTSDGLMDGLTTNGVLVMHPAGEFVSEPAPGVWREISVCGNVFALRETRSAQQRGTLVENESNTLQDGSLIDLCGATLLWRTLSGLRRTPTLKQLETLRQELNAARPQCPVGFNTLAFPSLARREIVDKKQPWVYVNCGHVHGYHNWGYRKDKVHNVGHGGTALASTGERECPMCRRVGPYVPLWMGCEGGLYLDAGPPTHAFCPCGHVCSEKTVAGWSQIPLPHGTHAFHAACPFCGTWLTGEHGHIKLIFQGPVD from the exons ATGGTTTTGGAGGGTAGCTCGGAGGCCCTGTGTCCCCCACCCTCTCTGGAGCTGCGCCCGTCCTGCAACAAGAGCCCCCTGGGTTCATGCTCCACGCCCCACGACGGACTCTTCACCGGGGACAAGGAGCCCATCAAGTATGGGGAGCTCATGGttctagg GCACAATGGTTCCTTGGCCAATGGGGACAAGGGACGGAGGAGAAGTCGCCTGGCCCTCTACAAGAGACCCAAAGCCAACGGGGTCAAACCTGATGTCATCCACAATGTCTCTACCCCTCTGGTGTCAAAG GCTCTCAGCAACAAAAGCCAGCACAGCATCTCCTACACCTTGTCCAGGAGTCACTCGGTCATTGTAGAATACACCCATGACAGCAACACAGATATGTTTCAG ATCGGGCGTTCTACAGAGAACATGATTGACTTTGTGGTGACGGACACGGCAGGCAGCAGCACcagtggtggtggggggcaggGCCAGGGTGCGGTGCCAGGGTGCGGGGCCAGGGGGCAGGGTCAGGGTGCGGTGGGCGAGTTGGGCGGAGGAGGAGGGCAGTCGGTCCAGAGCACAATATCCCGCTATGCGTGCCGTATCATGTGTGAACGCAGCGCCCCGTACACGGCCCGCATCTACGCCGCCGGCTTCGACTCCTCCAAAAACATCTTCCTGGGG GAGCGGGCTGCCAAATGGCGGACGTCGGACGGCTTGATGGACGGCCTGACCACCAATGGCGTGCTGGTGATGCACCCAGCGGGGGAGTTTGTGTCTGAGCCGGCGCCGGGCGTGTGGCGGGAGATCTCGGTGTGTGGGAACGTCTTTGCCCTGCGGGAGACACGCTCGGCCCAGCAGAGGGGAACATTG GTGGAGAACGAGTCCAACACCCTGCAGGACGGTTCTCTGATCGACCTGTGCGGCGCCACCCTTCTGTGGCGTACCCTGTCGGGCCTGCGCCGCACCCCCACCCTCAAGCAGTTGGAGACCCTCCGCCAGGAGCTGAATGCCGCACGGCCCCAGTGCCCCGTGGGTTTCAACACCTTGGCCTTCCCCAGCCTGGCCCGGCGAGAGATTGTGGACAAGAAGCAGCCCTGGGTCTATGTCAACTGTGGTCACGTCCACGGCTACCACAACTGGGGCTACCGGAAAGACAAGGTCCATAACGTGGGCCACGGAGGGACGGCTCTGGCGAGCACCGGGGAAAGGGAGTGCCCCATGTGCCGGCGCGTGGGCCCCTACGTGCCCCTGTGGATGGGCTGTGAGGGCGGGCTGTACCTGGACGCGGGCCCCCCGACGCATGCCTTCTGCCCCTGTGGCCACGTGTGTTCGGAAAAGACAGTGGCGGGCTGGAGCCAGATCCCGCTGCCACACGGCACACATGCCTTCCACGCTGCATGCCCCTTCTGTGGCACCTGGCTGACGGGCGAGCATGGGCACATCAAACTCATCTTTCAGGGGCCCGTCGACTGA
- the peli3 gene encoding E3 ubiquitin-protein ligase pellino homolog 1 isoform X1, with the protein MVLEGSSEALCPPPSLELRPSCNKSPLGSCSTPHDGLFTGDKEPIKYGELMVLGHNGSLANGDKGRRRSRLALYKRPKANGVKPDVIHNVSTPLVSKALSNKSQHSISYTLSRSHSVIVEYTHDSNTDMFQIGRSTENMIDFVVTDTAGSSTSGGGGQGQGAVPGCGARGQGQGAVGELGGGGGQSVQSTISRYACRIMCERSAPYTARIYAAGFDSSKNIFLGVSHRGDDHSERAAKWRTSDGLMDGLTTNGVLVMHPAGEFVSEPAPGVWREISVCGNVFALRETRSAQQRGTLVENESNTLQDGSLIDLCGATLLWRTLSGLRRTPTLKQLETLRQELNAARPQCPVGFNTLAFPSLARREIVDKKQPWVYVNCGHVHGYHNWGYRKDKVHNVGHGGTALASTGERECPMCRRVGPYVPLWMGCEGGLYLDAGPPTHAFCPCGHVCSEKTVAGWSQIPLPHGTHAFHAACPFCGTWLTGEHGHIKLIFQGPVD; encoded by the exons ATGGTTTTGGAGGGTAGCTCGGAGGCCCTGTGTCCCCCACCCTCTCTGGAGCTGCGCCCGTCCTGCAACAAGAGCCCCCTGGGTTCATGCTCCACGCCCCACGACGGACTCTTCACCGGGGACAAGGAGCCCATCAAGTATGGGGAGCTCATGGttctagg GCACAATGGTTCCTTGGCCAATGGGGACAAGGGACGGAGGAGAAGTCGCCTGGCCCTCTACAAGAGACCCAAAGCCAACGGGGTCAAACCTGATGTCATCCACAATGTCTCTACCCCTCTGGTGTCAAAG GCTCTCAGCAACAAAAGCCAGCACAGCATCTCCTACACCTTGTCCAGGAGTCACTCGGTCATTGTAGAATACACCCATGACAGCAACACAGATATGTTTCAG ATCGGGCGTTCTACAGAGAACATGATTGACTTTGTGGTGACGGACACGGCAGGCAGCAGCACcagtggtggtggggggcaggGCCAGGGTGCGGTGCCAGGGTGCGGGGCCAGGGGGCAGGGTCAGGGTGCGGTGGGCGAGTTGGGCGGAGGAGGAGGGCAGTCGGTCCAGAGCACAATATCCCGCTATGCGTGCCGTATCATGTGTGAACGCAGCGCCCCGTACACGGCCCGCATCTACGCCGCCGGCTTCGACTCCTCCAAAAACATCTTCCTGGGGGTGAGTCATCGCGGTGACGACCACAGT GAGCGGGCTGCCAAATGGCGGACGTCGGACGGCTTGATGGACGGCCTGACCACCAATGGCGTGCTGGTGATGCACCCAGCGGGGGAGTTTGTGTCTGAGCCGGCGCCGGGCGTGTGGCGGGAGATCTCGGTGTGTGGGAACGTCTTTGCCCTGCGGGAGACACGCTCGGCCCAGCAGAGGGGAACATTG GTGGAGAACGAGTCCAACACCCTGCAGGACGGTTCTCTGATCGACCTGTGCGGCGCCACCCTTCTGTGGCGTACCCTGTCGGGCCTGCGCCGCACCCCCACCCTCAAGCAGTTGGAGACCCTCCGCCAGGAGCTGAATGCCGCACGGCCCCAGTGCCCCGTGGGTTTCAACACCTTGGCCTTCCCCAGCCTGGCCCGGCGAGAGATTGTGGACAAGAAGCAGCCCTGGGTCTATGTCAACTGTGGTCACGTCCACGGCTACCACAACTGGGGCTACCGGAAAGACAAGGTCCATAACGTGGGCCACGGAGGGACGGCTCTGGCGAGCACCGGGGAAAGGGAGTGCCCCATGTGCCGGCGCGTGGGCCCCTACGTGCCCCTGTGGATGGGCTGTGAGGGCGGGCTGTACCTGGACGCGGGCCCCCCGACGCATGCCTTCTGCCCCTGTGGCCACGTGTGTTCGGAAAAGACAGTGGCGGGCTGGAGCCAGATCCCGCTGCCACACGGCACACATGCCTTCCACGCTGCATGCCCCTTCTGTGGCACCTGGCTGACGGGCGAGCATGGGCACATCAAACTCATCTTTCAGGGGCCCGTCGACTGA